A section of the bacterium SCSIO 12696 genome encodes:
- the ilvC gene encoding ketol-acid reductoisomerase, which translates to MQLYYDKDCDLSIIQGKKVSIIGYGSQGHAHACNLKDSGVDVTVGLRAGSSSRAKAEAHGLQVADVADAVASADLVMILTPDEFQGQLYKNEIEPNLKQGATLAFAHGFAIHYNQVEPRKDLDVIMVAPKAPGHTVRSEFVRGGGIPDLIAIYQDASGNAKNVALSYAMGVGGGRTGIIETTFKDETETDLFGEQAVLCGGCVELVKMGFETLTEAGYSPEMAYFECLHELKLIVDLMFEGGIADMNYSISNNAEYGEYVTGPQVINEESRWAMREALKNIQNGEYAKKFILEGQTNYPEMTAWRRNNAAHPIEQVGAQLRAMMPWITENKIVDKEKN; encoded by the coding sequence ATGCAACTCTATTACGACAAAGATTGTGACCTCTCCATTATCCAGGGCAAAAAAGTATCCATCATCGGTTACGGCTCCCAAGGTCACGCACACGCTTGTAACCTGAAAGACTCCGGCGTTGACGTTACCGTTGGTCTGCGTGCGGGCTCTTCTTCCCGCGCTAAAGCCGAAGCCCATGGCCTGCAGGTTGCCGACGTGGCTGATGCGGTCGCTTCTGCCGACCTGGTTATGATCCTGACTCCCGATGAGTTCCAGGGCCAGCTGTACAAAAACGAAATTGAACCCAACCTGAAGCAGGGCGCTACTCTGGCGTTCGCTCACGGCTTCGCCATTCACTACAACCAGGTAGAGCCCCGCAAAGACCTGGACGTGATCATGGTTGCCCCTAAGGCGCCGGGCCACACTGTGCGCTCTGAATTTGTTCGCGGCGGCGGTATCCCCGACCTGATCGCCATTTATCAAGATGCTTCCGGCAACGCCAAGAATGTTGCCCTGTCTTACGCCATGGGCGTGGGCGGTGGTCGTACCGGTATTATTGAAACCACTTTTAAAGACGAAACCGAAACTGACCTGTTCGGCGAGCAGGCGGTACTGTGCGGCGGCTGTGTTGAGCTGGTAAAAATGGGCTTCGAAACTCTGACCGAAGCGGGCTACTCCCCGGAAATGGCATACTTCGAGTGTCTGCACGAGCTCAAGCTGATCGTTGATCTGATGTTCGAAGGCGGCATCGCCGACATGAACTACTCCATCTCCAACAACGCCGAGTACGGTGAGTACGTGACTGGTCCGCAGGTGATTAACGAAGAGTCTCGTTGGGCTATGCGCGAAGCGTTGAAAAACATCCAGAACGGCGAGTATGCCAAGAAGTTTATTCTGGAAGGCCAGACCAACTACCCAGAGATGACTGCCTGGCGCCGCAACAATGCCGCGCACCCCATCGAGCAAGTGGGTGCTCAGTTGCGTGCCATGATGCCCTGGATTACTGAGAATAAGATCGTCGACAAAGAGAAAAACTGA
- a CDS encoding thioredoxin family protein has protein sequence MALTPSNMLPLGTPAPEFTLPAPKTGKLHSLQQVAGDKGTLILFICNHCPFVIHIEQQLQQLGLDYQNSGIGIAAISSNDADSYPQDGPEKIAQKNTPFPYLYDQSQQVASAYDATCTPDFFLFDADLTLVYRGQLDDSRPGNNIPVTGSDLRAAMDALLTRQPVNPRQHPSIGCNIKWRT, from the coding sequence ATGGCTCTAACACCTTCCAATATGTTGCCTTTGGGCACACCAGCACCAGAATTTACCTTGCCCGCGCCTAAAACCGGCAAGCTGCACAGCTTGCAGCAAGTAGCGGGCGATAAAGGCACGCTAATCTTGTTTATCTGCAACCACTGCCCTTTTGTGATCCACATTGAACAGCAGCTACAGCAACTGGGGCTGGACTATCAGAACAGCGGTATTGGCATTGCGGCCATCAGCAGCAATGACGCCGACAGCTACCCACAAGATGGCCCAGAAAAGATAGCTCAAAAAAACACCCCTTTCCCCTATTTGTATGACCAAAGCCAACAAGTGGCCTCTGCTTATGACGCCACATGCACACCGGATTTCTTCTTGTTCGATGCCGACTTAACACTGGTGTACCGAGGACAGCTGGATGACTCTCGGCCGGGTAATAACATACCTGTGACTGGATCCGATTTGCGCGCAGCAATGGATGCGCTGTTGACTAGGCAGCCAGTCAATCCCCGACAGCATCCCAGCATTGGTTGCAATATCAAATGGCGCACTTAA
- the ilvY gene encoding HTH-type transcriptional activator IlvY, whose protein sequence is MDTRTLKHFLSLADCLHFGRASESCHISPSALSRSIKQLEEALGVALFTRDNRTVELTAEGEKFLSYARETVSQWELIRNDLLEGSDTLTGELSMYCSVTASYSVLYDLLANFRQRYPLVDFKLHTGDPDKAIKRIVASDEDITIAARPDRLQRGLVFKTITTTPLRFIAPAHGRLGGDKLQGKTCAENWQSTPVILAESGVARKRIDRWFHDLGVKPKIYAQVTGNEAIVSMVGLGLGVGIVPQIVLDHSPIADRVQALDIKPELEPYDVGLCVLEKKLKNPLVAAFWECVE, encoded by the coding sequence ATGGATACCCGCACACTAAAACACTTTCTCTCATTGGCGGACTGCCTTCATTTTGGCCGCGCCAGTGAAAGCTGCCACATCAGTCCATCGGCGTTGTCGCGAAGTATCAAGCAGTTGGAAGAAGCATTGGGAGTCGCATTATTTACCCGAGACAACCGCACCGTGGAGTTGACAGCAGAAGGGGAAAAATTTTTAAGTTATGCTCGGGAAACCGTATCCCAGTGGGAGCTGATTCGTAACGACCTTTTGGAAGGCAGCGATACTCTGACCGGCGAGCTGAGCATGTACTGTTCGGTCACCGCCAGCTACAGCGTGCTCTACGATCTGTTAGCTAACTTTCGCCAGCGCTATCCGCTGGTGGATTTTAAATTGCATACCGGCGATCCCGACAAAGCCATCAAGCGCATTGTTGCCAGCGACGAAGACATTACCATTGCCGCCCGCCCAGATCGTTTGCAACGGGGGTTGGTTTTTAAAACCATCACCACCACACCACTTCGCTTTATCGCCCCGGCCCACGGCCGCCTTGGTGGAGACAAACTACAAGGCAAAACCTGCGCAGAAAACTGGCAAAGCACGCCGGTTATTCTGGCGGAAAGCGGTGTCGCCAGAAAACGTATCGACCGCTGGTTTCACGATCTCGGGGTAAAGCCGAAAATATACGCTCAGGTCACCGGTAACGAGGCCATTGTCAGCATGGTGGGCCTGGGGTTGGGCGTCGGCATAGTTCCACAAATTGTTCTCGACCACAGCCCCATTGCCGACCGTGTACAAGCCCTTGATATCAAACCAGAGCTTGAGCCCTATGACGTTGGCCTTTGTGTACTGGAAAAGAAATTAAAGAATCCGCTGGTGGCAGCATTTTGGGAGTGTGTGGAGTGA
- the ilvN gene encoding acetolactate synthase small subunit produces MRRILSLTMENEPGALSRIVGLFSQRWYNIDSMTVAATDDPALSKLTITTSGDEKVIEQITKQLNKLVDVFKVVDLTEREHIEREVMLIKVNATGSKREEVKRCVDIFRGLIVSVTANAYIVQVSGDTSKIEAFIAAMKDIGIVEVTRSGVVGMQRD; encoded by the coding sequence ATGCGCCGTATTCTTTCACTGACCATGGAAAATGAACCCGGCGCCTTGTCACGGATTGTGGGGTTGTTCTCTCAGCGCTGGTACAACATCGACAGCATGACCGTGGCCGCTACCGACGATCCGGCATTGTCCAAGCTCACCATTACCACCAGTGGCGATGAAAAAGTCATTGAGCAAATCACCAAACAGCTCAACAAACTGGTGGATGTGTTTAAAGTAGTGGACCTCACCGAACGCGAGCATATCGAGCGGGAAGTGATGCTGATAAAGGTGAATGCCACCGGCAGCAAGCGCGAGGAAGTCAAACGTTGCGTGGATATCTTCCGTGGCTTGATCGTCAGTGTTACCGCCAATGCCTACATCGTTCAGGTGTCTGGCGATACTAGCAAAATCGAAGCTTTTATCGCCGCCATGAAAGATATTGGTATTGTTGAAGTAACCCGCTCTGGTGTGGTGGGAATGCAGCGGGATTGA
- a CDS encoding acetolactate synthase 3 large subunit, with protein sequence MDLLSGGEIVIRALHDSGVKQVWGYPGGAALHIYDAMFQQEQIEHILVRHEQAAVHAADGYARATGDVGTVLVTSGPGATNTITGIATAYMDSIPLVIISAQVVQEKIGEDAFQETDMIGVSRPVVKHSFLVKKPEDLAATIAKAYHIAKTGRPGPVVVDIPKDVTHPGYKISYNYPGQVDIRSYQPRSKGHPRQIQKAMALIASAKRPIIYAGGGVILSEAEHELIELAHLVQCPVTLTLMGLGAFPGSDPQFLGMLGMHGTVEANLAMHEADLILAVGARFDDRVTNACDQFCPNARIIHIDIDPTSISKTINADVPIVGDCKLVLTEIVRRVKIDLDENNTDDRKRTLDDDAIAAWWSQINEWRDQYGIYREQRYQQSTSDNIKPQDVIKALSKATNGDAYVCSDVGQHQMFTAQYYLFNQPRRWINSGGLGTMGFGLPSAMGVKMAHPDADVAVVTGEGSIQMCIQELATCTQYNLPIKIVNLNNRALGMVRQWQDMQYAGRHSSSTYENSLPDFCKLAEAYGHVGIRVTRLEDLEPALEKAFAMKDRTVFLDIQVDQSEHVYPMQIQGQSMRDMLISKTETI encoded by the coding sequence GTGGATCTGTTATCCGGTGGTGAAATAGTAATCAGGGCGCTGCACGACAGTGGCGTAAAGCAGGTGTGGGGCTACCCCGGTGGTGCCGCACTACATATTTACGATGCCATGTTCCAGCAGGAGCAGATTGAACACATTCTGGTACGCCACGAACAGGCAGCGGTGCATGCCGCTGACGGCTACGCCCGTGCCACGGGGGATGTGGGCACTGTACTGGTGACCTCTGGCCCCGGTGCCACCAATACCATTACCGGTATTGCCACTGCTTACATGGATTCCATCCCCCTAGTGATTATTTCTGCCCAGGTGGTGCAAGAAAAAATCGGTGAAGATGCGTTCCAGGAAACCGATATGATCGGCGTTTCCCGGCCGGTAGTGAAACACAGCTTTTTGGTGAAAAAGCCGGAAGATCTGGCCGCCACTATCGCCAAGGCTTACCACATTGCCAAAACTGGTCGCCCCGGCCCAGTGGTCGTGGATATCCCCAAAGATGTGACTCACCCCGGCTACAAGATTTCCTATAACTACCCGGGGCAGGTGGACATTCGTTCTTACCAGCCCCGCAGCAAGGGCCACCCGCGCCAGATTCAAAAGGCCATGGCGCTGATCGCCTCTGCCAAGCGCCCCATTATCTACGCCGGTGGTGGTGTGATCCTCAGTGAGGCCGAGCATGAGTTGATCGAATTGGCCCACCTGGTTCAGTGTCCGGTAACTTTGACCCTGATGGGGCTGGGTGCTTTTCCTGGCAGCGACCCACAGTTCCTCGGCATGCTGGGCATGCACGGTACCGTAGAGGCCAACCTGGCCATGCACGAGGCCGACCTGATTCTGGCGGTGGGTGCGCGCTTTGATGATCGGGTGACCAACGCCTGCGATCAGTTCTGCCCCAATGCGCGCATTATTCATATCGATATCGACCCGACGTCCATTTCCAAAACCATCAATGCGGACGTACCCATTGTGGGTGACTGTAAACTGGTGCTGACCGAAATCGTCCGCCGGGTGAAAATTGATCTGGACGAAAACAACACCGATGACCGCAAACGCACCCTGGACGACGATGCCATTGCTGCCTGGTGGTCGCAAATCAACGAATGGCGCGACCAGTACGGCATTTATCGCGAGCAGCGCTACCAGCAAAGCACCTCTGACAACATTAAGCCTCAGGACGTTATTAAGGCCCTGAGTAAAGCCACCAATGGCGATGCTTACGTGTGCTCTGACGTCGGTCAGCACCAGATGTTTACTGCCCAGTACTATCTGTTCAACCAGCCGCGCCGTTGGATCAACTCCGGCGGCCTGGGCACCATGGGTTTCGGCTTACCGTCTGCTATGGGCGTGAAAATGGCGCATCCGGATGCGGATGTGGCGGTGGTTACCGGGGAGGGCAGCATCCAGATGTGTATTCAGGAGCTGGCCACCTGCACCCAATACAATCTGCCGATAAAAATCGTCAACCTCAATAACCGGGCGCTGGGCATGGTACGTCAGTGGCAAGACATGCAATATGCGGGTCGTCACTCATCCAGTACCTACGAAAATTCTCTGCCAGACTTCTGCAAGCTGGCGGAAGCCTATGGCCATGTGGGCATAAGAGTCACCCGCCTGGAAGACCTGGAGCCGGCTTTGGAAAAAGCTTTTGCCATGAAAGATCGCACGGTATTTTTGGATATACAGGTGGATCAAAGTGAGCATGTGTACCCAATGCAGATTCAGGGGCAATCCATGCGCGATATGTTAATCAGCAAGACGGAGACCATCTGA